The DNA segment ACGAGAACGGCATCCCGCGCAACCCGTTCATCAACGCGGGCGCGCTCGTCGTCACCGACCGCCTCCAGACCCGTACCGGGGACGCGGCCGGCGAACTGCTCGGCTTCCTGCGCGCCGAGAGCGGAAACCCCGCGCTGGACTTCGACCACGAGGTCGCCGCCTCCGAGACCACCTACGGCGACCGCAACGCCGCGCTCGCCCACTTCATGGCGTCCTACGGCAACATCGACAACGAGGTGCCGGTCCTGCTCGACCAGTACTTCCGCCAGTGCTCCATCGCCGCCTCCTGCGCCGACCTCGCCCTCGCCACCGGCTTCCTCGCCCGGCACGGCATCCGCGCCGACGGCGGCCGGCTGCTCAGCCGCAGCCAGGCCAAGCAGGTCAACGCGGTGATGCTGACCTGCGGCACGTACGACGCCGCGGGCGACTTCGCCTACCGGGTCGGGCTGCCCGGCAAGAGCGGCGTCGGCGGCGGCATCATCGCCGTCGTACCGGGCCGCTGCACCCTGTGCGTCTGGAGCCCCGGCCTGGACGAACGCGGCAACTCCGTGGCCGGTGTGGCGGCCCTGGACCGCTTCACCACGCTGACCGGCCTGTCCGTCTTCTGAGCGCACCGCCCCGCAAACCTCCCGAGGACGGGCCCGCAGCCCCCCCGGGCACCGGCCCAGACACCCCCGGGCGCCGGCCCAGCCCCCCGGGCACCGGCCCGGACACCCCCGGGCACCCGTCCGCCTCCCGTCACCCCCGCCCCACCACGCCCCGGCCACACCTCGGCCCCCGGCCCGACGGGCCCGCGTCGCCTCGCCGACATCCGGCGTTGCCACGCTGAGCCGGTGTCGGCCATGGCGTTCCCCTTCGATCTGCGGCGCTGCCGGCTGCTCGGGCTGGCCGGTACCGCCTTCCTCGCACTCGGCGGGGAGAGCGCCGGCGCCCTGCCCGTGGCGGACCTGCCGGCGCCCGCCTCGGCCCGGGAGGCCACCGGGCTGGTCGCGGCGTACTTCGGTGTCGTGCTGCTGATCGCCGCCTGGGTGCTGCTCGGCCGCCTGG comes from the Streptomyces sp. SUK 48 genome and includes:
- a CDS encoding glutaminase translates to MVIMTTTSSSTFLPVLERIAEELEHTPGRGRAADYIPALAACDPRTFGMAVAELDGTVYGVGEWQQPFSAQSITKVFTLALDLAREGDELWEHVGREPSGNPFNSLVQLEYENGIPRNPFINAGALVVTDRLQTRTGDAAGELLGFLRAESGNPALDFDHEVAASETTYGDRNAALAHFMASYGNIDNEVPVLLDQYFRQCSIAASCADLALATGFLARHGIRADGGRLLSRSQAKQVNAVMLTCGTYDAAGDFAYRVGLPGKSGVGGGIIAVVPGRCTLCVWSPGLDERGNSVAGVAALDRFTTLTGLSVF